A genomic region of Mesorhizobium sp. NZP2077 contains the following coding sequences:
- a CDS encoding alpha-D-ribose 1-methylphosphonate 5-triphosphate diphosphatase has protein sequence MWLSEFEIVLRDRVIPNGAIKIENGRIAEIRDKPVEHADIEGGGRLLLPGFIDMHGDMVEREVEPRIGVHVPMPIGIAELDKKLASCGVTTAYAALSFIGASVTSGVLRSEDHTTAIIDTIAGMKDDLLVDHRIHARFEVTFTPAIPKLQKLMDDGRLHLISLMDHTPGQGQYRDVELYIARIAKERGMSVADASEVVGKRMAGRNGQGDVLNALQDLSARAQAAGIVLSSHDDDTLEKVELVHGLGAALSEFPVTLEAAQEARRLGMHTAMGAPNALRGESYSGNLSARQAYEAGLLDMLASDYHPASILPAVLGLAELRGDGLAAAAALTSANPAHALGLTDRGAIEPGLLADLVAADRHPVPRVRATFRAGRMIYGDGTLSLSGKVERLAPALAERLPTASRESA, from the coding sequence ATGTGGCTGAGTGAATTCGAAATTGTCCTGCGCGACCGCGTCATCCCGAACGGCGCGATCAAGATCGAGAACGGCCGGATCGCCGAAATCCGCGACAAGCCTGTCGAGCACGCCGACATCGAGGGGGGCGGCCGCCTGCTGCTGCCCGGCTTCATCGACATGCATGGCGATATGGTGGAGAGGGAAGTCGAGCCGCGCATCGGCGTCCACGTGCCGATGCCGATCGGCATTGCCGAACTCGACAAGAAGCTCGCCTCCTGCGGGGTCACCACCGCCTATGCCGCGCTTTCCTTCATTGGCGCCAGCGTCACCAGCGGCGTGCTGCGCTCGGAAGATCATACGACCGCGATCATCGACACCATTGCCGGCATGAAGGACGACCTTTTGGTCGATCACCGCATCCATGCCCGCTTCGAAGTGACCTTCACGCCGGCAATTCCCAAGCTGCAGAAGCTGATGGATGACGGCAGGCTGCATTTGATCTCGCTGATGGACCACACGCCCGGCCAGGGACAGTACCGCGACGTCGAACTCTACATCGCCCGCATCGCCAAGGAGCGCGGCATGTCCGTCGCGGACGCATCCGAGGTCGTCGGCAAGCGCATGGCCGGCCGTAACGGCCAGGGTGATGTGTTGAACGCCCTACAGGATCTGTCGGCGCGTGCGCAAGCCGCCGGTATCGTGCTTTCCTCGCACGACGACGACACGCTGGAAAAGGTGGAACTGGTCCACGGCCTGGGTGCCGCGCTCTCAGAATTCCCGGTGACCCTGGAAGCTGCACAGGAAGCCCGCAGGCTGGGCATGCATACCGCCATGGGCGCGCCAAACGCGCTACGCGGCGAATCCTATTCCGGCAATCTTTCCGCCCGCCAGGCCTATGAGGCCGGGCTGCTCGACATGCTGGCCAGCGACTACCATCCGGCCTCGATCCTGCCGGCCGTTCTCGGTCTGGCGGAACTGCGGGGCGATGGCCTGGCGGCGGCGGCGGCACTGACAAGCGCCAACCCGGCCCACGCCCTGGGGCTCACCGATCGCGGCGCCATCGAGCCCGGGCTTCTGGCTGATCTTGTGGCGGCCGACCGCCATCCCGTGCCACGCGTCCGCGCCACCTTCCGCGCCGGTCGCATGATCTATGGCGACGGCACGCTGAGCCTGTCGGGGAAAGTAGAGCGCCTTGCCCCCGCCCTGGCTGAACGGCTGCCGACTGCCTCCCGCGAAAGCGCGTAG
- a CDS encoding GMC oxidoreductase: MHEQWSDEAITDHIREHAKTVYHPCGTCRMGSDDDAVVDPRLRVRGVPRLRICDASIMPRLKSGNTNAAVIMVADRCADFILAG; this comes from the coding sequence ATGCATGAGCAGTGGTCCGACGAGGCAATAACAGACCACATCCGCGAGCACGCCAAGACCGTCTATCACCCCTGCGGCACCTGCCGGATGGGCAGCGATGACGACGCCGTGGTCGATCCTCGACTGCGCGTGCGCGGCGTCCCACGCCTGCGCATTTGCGATGCCTCGATCATGCCTAGGCTCAAAAGCGGCAACACCAACGCCGCGGTGATCATGGTCGCCGATCGCTGCGCCGATTTCATTCTGGCCGGTTAG
- a CDS encoding efflux RND transporter periplasmic adaptor subunit: MAFSSTAFAQDQQLPVVTAAKPVVREIVEDDEFVGRFEAVDQVAIRSRVSGYLDKVSFQDGALVNKGDLLFTIDQRPYQAAYDAAKSQVDVAKSLLEFSKMQLDRADELAKTGNISTATVDDRRREYLSAQAQMQGATAALTTASLNMEFTEIKAPLSGRIDRRLVSVGNLVQPDSTLLTTIVTRDPIDFYFDVDERLYFSYARDAKARGGSMQEGAGGLDVVVRVADRAEAVFKGKLDFAENRIDNATGTMRVRARFPNADGILQPGMFGRINVPGSLPHSGVLVPDEAIGADQDRRIVFLVDEAGMVSAKPVRTGPLLDGYRVIRGGLTGNETIIVNGLMHARPGTKVKVEMVTLPPKAETAGLPQ, encoded by the coding sequence ATGGCTTTCAGCAGCACTGCGTTTGCGCAGGACCAGCAGCTACCGGTGGTGACGGCGGCCAAGCCGGTGGTCCGTGAAATCGTCGAAGACGACGAGTTCGTCGGGCGCTTCGAAGCCGTCGATCAGGTCGCCATCCGTTCGCGCGTCAGCGGCTATCTGGACAAGGTCAGCTTCCAGGACGGCGCACTGGTCAACAAGGGCGACCTGCTCTTCACCATCGACCAGCGTCCGTACCAGGCGGCTTATGATGCCGCCAAGTCGCAAGTGGACGTCGCCAAGAGTCTGCTCGAATTCTCCAAGATGCAGCTGGATCGCGCCGACGAACTCGCCAAGACCGGCAATATCTCAACCGCGACGGTCGACGACCGCCGGCGGGAATACCTTTCGGCGCAGGCGCAGATGCAGGGCGCGACGGCAGCGCTGACGACGGCCAGCCTGAACATGGAATTCACCGAGATCAAGGCGCCCTTGTCCGGCCGCATCGATCGCCGGCTGGTGTCGGTCGGCAACCTCGTGCAGCCGGATTCCACCTTGCTGACGACCATCGTTACGCGCGATCCGATCGACTTCTATTTCGACGTCGATGAGCGCCTGTATTTCAGCTACGCCCGCGACGCAAAGGCGCGTGGCGGCAGCATGCAGGAAGGCGCCGGCGGGCTCGATGTGGTGGTTCGCGTCGCCGACCGCGCGGAGGCGGTATTCAAAGGCAAGCTCGATTTTGCCGAGAACCGGATCGACAACGCGACCGGCACCATGCGGGTGCGTGCAAGGTTTCCCAACGCCGACGGCATTCTCCAGCCAGGCATGTTCGGGCGCATCAACGTGCCGGGGTCGCTGCCGCATAGCGGCGTGCTGGTGCCCGACGAGGCGATCGGCGCCGATCAGGATCGCCGCATCGTGTTCCTGGTGGATGAGGCCGGGATGGTGTCGGCGAAGCCCGTGCGCACCGGCCCGCTTCTCGACGGCTACCGGGTGATCCGCGGGGGCCTGACCGGCAACGAGACGATCATCGTCAACGGGCTGATGCACGCCAGGCCCGGCACCAAGGTGAAGGTCGAGATGGTGACGTTGCCGCCCAAGGCCGAGACCGCCGGGTTGCCGCAATGA
- a CDS encoding PfkB family carbohydrate kinase: protein MAFAACAGTLSSLLSVVQVLVLCLLAQRIIVDALRLGEKQKAKKAGTMSTVIVVGHVNYDQVWSLSSPLASGARIVYSNRSVRIGGGGFHTGTQLARLGNRVRLVGNLMDDDHGRAALAKLQASGIDTGYVTLWAGETRFTEILLEPNGERTILNPGGQMRPPYAAPEPVTGDAAYLNALVLDAGLVTSLKTIPLVISQFPLRSASPRPADIVIGSRADFPGEDTPAIWERATAIAGPRLKTLVLTDGMRPISLYDGKVLNHVTPLKQVSVPDTIGAGDCFTGVFLHGLLRGLSLELSAEQASQQTAEWLSERSRSD, encoded by the coding sequence TTGGCGTTCGCCGCCTGTGCCGGCACGTTGAGCAGCCTGCTGTCCGTGGTACAGGTCCTGGTGCTATGCCTGCTCGCGCAGCGCATCATCGTCGATGCGCTGCGCCTGGGCGAAAAGCAGAAGGCGAAAAAAGCAGGGACCATGAGCACAGTCATCGTTGTCGGCCATGTCAACTACGACCAGGTCTGGTCGCTGTCCTCGCCCCTCGCCTCGGGCGCGCGCATCGTCTATTCCAACCGCAGCGTCAGGATCGGCGGCGGCGGCTTTCACACCGGCACCCAGCTGGCGAGGCTCGGCAACCGTGTCCGGCTCGTCGGCAATCTGATGGACGACGACCATGGCCGGGCAGCGCTCGCCAAATTGCAGGCGAGCGGCATCGATACCGGCTACGTCACCCTATGGGCCGGCGAAACCCGGTTCACCGAAATCCTGCTGGAACCGAACGGCGAGCGCACCATTTTGAACCCCGGCGGCCAGATGCGCCCGCCCTACGCCGCGCCCGAACCAGTCACCGGCGATGCCGCCTACCTCAATGCCCTGGTGCTCGATGCCGGCCTCGTCACCTCGCTGAAGACCATTCCTCTGGTGATCTCGCAATTTCCGCTGCGCAGCGCCTCGCCGCGCCCGGCCGACATCGTCATCGGATCGCGCGCCGACTTTCCCGGCGAGGACACGCCTGCGATCTGGGAGCGAGCGACAGCCATCGCCGGGCCTCGCCTGAAGACACTGGTGCTGACCGACGGAATGCGCCCGATCTCGCTCTATGACGGCAAGGTGCTGAACCACGTCACGCCGTTGAAGCAGGTTTCCGTGCCCGACACGATCGGCGCCGGCGACTGTTTCACCGGGGTCTTCCTGCACGGCCTGCTGCGGGGGCTCAGCCTTGAGCTTTCTGCCGAACAGGCCAGCCAGCAAACCGCCGAATGGCTGTCGGAACGATCGCGTAGCGACTGA